From the genome of Acidimicrobiia bacterium, one region includes:
- a CDS encoding pyridoxamine 5'-phosphate oxidase family protein yields the protein MTYSSPGSSDTDHGGLEVLDLVECRRLLEREQIGRIAFVSAGDPLILPINYRMHRGNVVFRTTTGEKLDAARNAASVGFEIDSWDLESQTGWSVIVSGIAQDVEDPEAIGEMKTLGLRPWADAVTRNNWVRIIPNEITGRRIS from the coding sequence ATGACGTATTCATCACCCGGCAGCAGCGATACCGACCACGGTGGACTGGAGGTACTCGACCTGGTGGAGTGTCGGCGCCTCCTTGAACGAGAACAGATTGGTCGTATCGCGTTCGTTTCAGCGGGAGATCCGTTGATCTTGCCCATCAATTACCGGATGCACCGCGGCAATGTCGTTTTTCGAACGACCACAGGAGAGAAGCTCGACGCGGCACGAAATGCGGCCTCGGTCGGGTTTGAGATCGATAGCTGGGACCTCGAAAGCCAGACTGGTTGGAGCGTGATTGTCAGCGGTATTGCCCAGGACGTCGAAGATCCCGAAGCAATTGGCGAAATGAAGACGCTCGGTCTTCGCCCGTGGGCAGATGCCGTCACCAGGAACAACTGGGTCCGCATCATTCCGAACGAAATCACCGGTCGACGAATCAGCTGA
- a CDS encoding MBL fold metallo-hydrolase: MRILLSGTRGSLAASGPDTVEYGGDTASIHVTAADRHIVLDAGSGIRRLGQAVEGQSRVDVLLTHLHMDHIQGLGFFSPMFDPEVEVHIWGPGSAEFKLEQLLGRYLSPPLFPVHIRELSSVVLHDTNPGTFELGPVTVTADYVCHPGATLGYRLETDGKSMAYLPDHEPALGVEHFPPDPEWTSGYDLMVNTDVLIHDAQYTDDEYAERQGWGHSTFDQALDIAELCRVGSLVTFHHDPGHDDKMLNTIAANMKSHPLPFELIPGRAGTIIEV, encoded by the coding sequence GTGAGAATTCTCCTATCCGGGACACGGGGGTCTCTGGCTGCCTCCGGCCCTGATACCGTCGAATATGGCGGCGACACCGCTTCAATTCATGTCACCGCGGCCGATCGCCACATTGTCCTGGACGCCGGGTCAGGGATCCGCCGTCTTGGCCAGGCCGTTGAGGGGCAGTCGCGGGTGGACGTCTTGCTCACGCATCTCCACATGGACCACATCCAGGGACTCGGGTTCTTTTCGCCGATGTTCGACCCCGAAGTCGAAGTGCACATCTGGGGACCAGGGTCCGCGGAGTTCAAGCTGGAGCAACTCCTGGGCCGGTATCTTTCTCCGCCGCTCTTCCCCGTCCATATTCGCGAACTCTCATCGGTGGTGCTGCACGACACCAACCCTGGGACGTTTGAGCTTGGCCCGGTCACGGTTACCGCTGACTACGTCTGCCATCCTGGAGCAACCCTCGGGTACCGCCTTGAAACAGACGGCAAATCGATGGCGTACCTACCCGACCATGAGCCGGCCCTCGGTGTCGAGCATTTTCCGCCCGACCCGGAATGGACGTCGGGTTACGACTTGATGGTCAATACCGATGTGCTCATCCACGACGCCCAATACACCGACGATGAGTACGCCGAACGCCAGGGATGGGGTCACAGCACGTTTGACCAGGCACTCGACATCGCCGAGCTCTGCCGGGTGGGATCGCTCGTCACGTTCCACCACGATCCCGGTCACGACGACAAGATGCTCAATACCATTGCCGCCAACATGAAGTCGCACCCGCTCCCATTCGAGCTGATTCCCGGACGGGCCGGCACGATTATCGAGGTCTAA
- a CDS encoding tautomerase family protein, giving the protein MPLGTITAPQNAFADEQKQAMITNVTEVMVDVEGEPFREEVRAGNFAIGGKVVGAQQPDR; this is encoded by the coding sequence ATGCCACTTGGCACCATCACAGCGCCCCAGAATGCGTTCGCCGACGAACAGAAACAAGCCATGATCACCAACGTCACCGAAGTCATGGTCGACGTCGAAGGCGAGCCATTCCGTGAAGAAGTACGGGCTGGCAACTTCGCCATCGGCGGCAAAGTCGTCGGGGCCCAGCAACCAGATCGGTGA
- the nrfD gene encoding polysulfide reductase NrfD, which produces MTAGAPAHEADGLAIAAFQPTTRLGWRFRLTAGLLGVVVLAGVGAFVVQLTTGIGVTGLNNGVFWGLYTVDLVTFIGLSYGGALVSAILRLTHAEWRGPITRIAEGTALVTLAIGSLFPIIHIGHPERAWTIITRFQINSPIAWDMVAISTYLLATVVFFWLPIIPDAGKFPDDIAMTKRQRGFLSWASAGWVGAPQQQRLLARSQTMLAVLIIPLAVMVHTVLSYAFSLTSRPGWHSTIFGPYFVVAAIYSGVALVILTASIYRRAYRLQHWITTKALINLGYVMVALAVGYAYLLFTEVTTEGYVGEESTETLLFSLLLDRWAGPFWTFVVLGLAVPVLLVAIPKTRTVGGVTIAAGMVVAAMFLKRYLMFIPPLTRPLIGGEVATYWPSWVEWTVTAGAVAAVPLCLMALFRFVPVLSVHEMLELGAVEIEEDI; this is translated from the coding sequence ATGACCGCCGGCGCTCCCGCCCATGAGGCCGACGGTCTTGCCATCGCCGCCTTTCAGCCAACAACCCGCCTAGGGTGGCGATTCCGACTAACAGCCGGACTTCTCGGCGTGGTAGTGCTGGCAGGCGTCGGAGCATTTGTGGTTCAGCTAACAACGGGCATCGGGGTCACGGGACTCAACAACGGGGTTTTCTGGGGCCTGTACACAGTCGACCTGGTCACCTTCATAGGTCTCAGCTACGGGGGCGCGTTGGTTTCGGCCATTCTTCGCCTCACGCATGCCGAGTGGCGGGGGCCGATCACCAGGATCGCGGAGGGAACCGCTCTGGTCACCCTGGCAATCGGGTCTTTGTTTCCGATCATCCATATCGGGCACCCCGAACGAGCCTGGACCATCATTACGCGGTTCCAGATCAACTCACCAATCGCCTGGGACATGGTGGCCATCAGCACGTACTTGCTCGCCACAGTCGTCTTCTTCTGGCTGCCCATCATTCCTGACGCAGGCAAGTTTCCCGACGACATCGCCATGACCAAACGCCAGCGAGGTTTCCTCTCTTGGGCAAGCGCCGGCTGGGTCGGGGCGCCCCAACAGCAGCGGCTACTCGCCCGATCTCAGACCATGCTGGCGGTCCTGATCATTCCGCTTGCGGTGATGGTGCACACCGTATTGTCGTACGCATTCTCGCTAACGAGTCGTCCCGGATGGCACAGCACCATCTTCGGCCCTTATTTCGTGGTAGCCGCGATCTACTCGGGTGTAGCGCTGGTCATCTTGACCGCTTCCATCTACCGACGCGCCTACCGTCTTCAGCACTGGATCACAACAAAAGCCCTGATCAATCTGGGGTACGTCATGGTTGCGTTGGCGGTCGGCTACGCGTACTTACTGTTCACCGAGGTGACTACCGAGGGCTACGTCGGCGAGGAGTCCACCGAAACGCTCCTCTTCAGCCTTCTTCTCGACCGATGGGCGGGACCGTTCTGGACCTTCGTGGTCCTTGGCCTCGCAGTGCCGGTCCTCTTAGTGGCGATCCCGAAAACCCGGACGGTTGGCGGGGTGACCATCGCTGCGGGGATGGTCGTGGCCGCCATGTTCCTGAAGCGCTACCTGATGTTTATTCCGCCGTTGACCCGTCCGCTCATTGGCGGTGAGGTGGCAACGTACTGGCCGAGCTGGGTCGAGTGGACGGTTACGGCTGGCGCGGTGGCTGCCGTTCCCTTGTGCCTTATGGCCTTGTTCCGGTTCGTGCCAGTGTTATCGGTCCACGAGATGCTGGAACTGGGCGCCGTAGAAATCGAGGAGGACATATGA
- a CDS encoding PAS domain-containing protein → MTQPIELILLRQWSTYQAIPVWIIDINGDLLFYNEAAEATLGIRYEEAGAIHASEMADIFQTTALDGSAIPSEDLPIVVALRDRHPAHGELRIKAGDGAARHLHITAFPVEGLSDRHLGAVAMFWEEPIP, encoded by the coding sequence ATGACGCAACCCATAGAACTGATATTGCTACGTCAATGGTCCACCTATCAGGCGATCCCTGTGTGGATCATTGATATCAACGGCGACCTCCTCTTCTATAACGAAGCGGCCGAGGCCACCCTCGGGATTCGTTACGAAGAGGCCGGTGCGATTCATGCCAGTGAGATGGCTGACATCTTCCAGACCACCGCCCTCGATGGTTCGGCCATTCCGAGCGAGGACCTTCCGATCGTAGTGGCACTTCGAGATCGACATCCTGCACACGGCGAGTTGCGCATCAAGGCCGGTGATGGGGCTGCCCGGCATCTCCACATAACGGCGTTTCCGGTGGAGGGCCTCAGCGATCGGCATCTCGGGGCAGTAGCGATGTTCTGGGAAGAGCCCATCCCGTGA
- a CDS encoding O-acetyl-ADP-ribose deacetylase, with translation MTEISVVRGDITRLEVDVIVNAANSSLLGGSGVDGAIHRAAGPGLVAQCRTLGGCETGEAKITGGYRLPAKAVIHTVGPIWDGGDQGEPELLASCYRNSLALAEQYDLKTIAFPAISCGVYGYPIPLAVDVAVATIRQHLAGASNLDEVILVAFNDEIFNAYQRALAN, from the coding sequence ATGACCGAAATCTCCGTTGTCCGGGGCGATATCACCAGGCTCGAAGTTGACGTGATCGTCAACGCTGCGAACTCGTCGTTATTGGGCGGTTCGGGTGTGGACGGGGCGATTCACCGGGCGGCCGGGCCGGGCCTCGTCGCCCAGTGCCGCACGCTTGGGGGCTGTGAAACTGGCGAGGCGAAGATCACCGGCGGGTACCGCCTGCCGGCCAAGGCGGTTATTCACACCGTGGGTCCGATTTGGGACGGAGGCGATCAGGGAGAGCCCGAGCTGCTCGCTTCCTGTTATCGCAACAGCCTTGCCCTTGCCGAGCAATACGATCTCAAAACCATTGCGTTTCCGGCTATCAGTTGTGGTGTGTACGGATATCCGATTCCCCTAGCCGTCGATGTGGCAGTGGCGACCATTCGCCAGCATCTCGCCGGGGCTTCGAACCTGGACGAAGTGATCCTGGTCGCCTTCAACGACGAGATCTTCAATGCCTATCAACGGGCGTTGGCGAACTAA
- a CDS encoding sigma-70 family RNA polymerase sigma factor, whose amino-acid sequence MAEVTISAPADFEEFYRSNYRPVLRLAYTLSGSWGAAEDLAQETFAAAFGRWSEVGTYERAGAWVRQVVVNKARSRLRRVYAETAARLNLRPETSYELPESTQEFWEGVRALPRQQAAAIALFYLEALTTEEIALILGCAPSTARVHLHSGRKTLAAQLGVEETL is encoded by the coding sequence ATGGCCGAGGTCACGATCTCGGCCCCAGCCGACTTCGAGGAGTTCTACCGGTCGAACTACCGACCGGTCTTGCGTCTTGCCTACACCTTGAGCGGATCATGGGGCGCAGCCGAAGACCTCGCTCAAGAGACGTTTGCCGCAGCCTTCGGGCGGTGGAGCGAGGTCGGCACCTACGAACGGGCCGGGGCATGGGTCCGCCAGGTGGTCGTCAACAAGGCACGGTCCCGGCTTCGTCGGGTATACGCCGAAACAGCCGCCCGGCTAAACCTCCGCCCCGAAACCTCGTATGAACTCCCCGAATCGACCCAAGAATTCTGGGAGGGCGTCCGGGCTCTGCCCAGGCAACAAGCTGCCGCCATCGCTCTGTTCTATCTGGAGGCGCTGACAACCGAAGAGATCGCCTTGATCCTCGGCTGCGCCCCGTCAACTGCCCGTGTTCACTTACACAGCGGTCGCAAGACCCTGGCCGCCCAACTTGGTGTGGAGGAAACCTTATGA
- a CDS encoding VTT domain-containing protein — MQMAVSLLDAESLLRAGGLLALVTVVFVESGLLVGFFLPGDSLLFLAGFLASPSGGQLMPPIWLVMICVVVAAIAGDQVGYSFGRRVGKALALRPENRWFKKSRLDQAEQFAQKYGPKAIVLARFVPIVRTFTPVVAGIGHLDRKVFTRYNVLGGLLWGVGLPGLGYGLGGVALVRNNLESAVLVVIALSLIPAAIQVVRHLRSNET; from the coding sequence ATGCAAATGGCCGTGTCCTTACTCGACGCCGAATCGCTCCTGCGCGCCGGAGGGCTACTGGCTCTGGTGACGGTGGTCTTTGTCGAGTCGGGGCTGTTGGTGGGCTTCTTTTTGCCCGGGGACTCGCTGCTGTTCCTGGCCGGTTTCTTGGCATCGCCGTCGGGCGGGCAGCTCATGCCACCGATCTGGCTGGTGATGATTTGTGTAGTAGTGGCCGCCATCGCCGGAGACCAGGTCGGTTACTCGTTTGGTCGCCGGGTCGGAAAGGCGCTCGCTCTCCGACCCGAGAACCGCTGGTTCAAGAAGTCGCGGCTTGACCAGGCCGAACAGTTCGCTCAGAAGTATGGGCCTAAAGCCATCGTTTTGGCCCGTTTCGTACCGATTGTTCGGACCTTCACCCCGGTCGTCGCCGGAATCGGACATCTCGACCGTAAGGTCTTCACCCGTTACAACGTGCTCGGCGGCTTACTCTGGGGTGTCGGGCTGCCCGGACTCGGCTACGGATTGGGCGGTGTCGCCCTCGTCCGCAACAACCTCGAGTCTGCAGTGCTCGTGGTCATTGCACTATCGCTCATCCCCGCAGCCATTCAGGTGGTACGCCACCTACGAAGCAACGAGACCTGA
- a CDS encoding 4Fe-4S dicluster domain-containing protein, protein MAQGETPAWNAMSNGVPKDFSRRRFLEVIGATGVAALTGIPIVERIWAASEIEAVQRDAQGLAHQWVMVFDLRRCDGCRDCIKGCQEQHHLPKTDEWIKVYELVDAQGLHFAMPVLCMQCETAPCVRVCPVRATYHRDDGVIVVDQDVCIGCRMCMAACPYDVRVFNWDKAAAIDERFHADTPEFTVPQQQGTVSKCTMCVHLLEEGSLPSCLTSCSMEAIFVGDLVEDVMTNGRENFVLSQYLRANDAWRFRAELGTKPRVYYVSGHGQDLDY, encoded by the coding sequence ATGGCGCAAGGAGAGACGCCAGCGTGGAACGCCATGTCGAATGGCGTACCAAAGGATTTCTCCCGTCGTCGATTCCTGGAAGTCATCGGAGCCACAGGCGTCGCGGCATTGACCGGCATACCAATAGTCGAACGGATCTGGGCCGCCAGTGAAATCGAAGCCGTACAACGCGATGCGCAGGGTCTCGCGCACCAATGGGTCATGGTGTTCGACCTCCGCCGATGCGACGGTTGCCGGGACTGCATCAAGGGCTGCCAGGAGCAACACCACCTGCCCAAGACCGACGAATGGATCAAGGTCTACGAGCTGGTCGACGCCCAGGGATTGCACTTCGCCATGCCCGTGCTCTGCATGCAGTGCGAAACCGCTCCATGCGTTCGGGTCTGTCCGGTTAGAGCGACCTACCACCGCGACGATGGTGTGATAGTAGTCGATCAGGACGTGTGCATTGGCTGTCGGATGTGTATGGCCGCCTGTCCATACGACGTCCGGGTCTTCAATTGGGACAAGGCGGCCGCCATCGACGAACGTTTCCACGCAGACACCCCCGAATTCACAGTGCCTCAGCAACAAGGGACGGTCAGCAAGTGCACGATGTGTGTGCATTTGCTTGAGGAAGGATCGCTTCCTTCCTGCCTGACATCGTGCTCGATGGAGGCGATCTTTGTGGGCGACCTGGTCGAGGATGTCATGACCAACGGACGCGAGAACTTCGTGCTGTCGCAGTATTTGAGGGCTAACGACGCCTGGCGATTCCGGGCTGAACTTGGTACAAAGCCCCGCGTGTATTACGTGTCGGGTCACGGTCAGGATCTGGACTACTGA
- a CDS encoding aromatic ring-opening dioxygenase LigA has protein sequence MRRLAAIGAIVLGVLLLVGGAATYLVVSNTLGEQNIVTSEDACLPGNDVNGPFTAYCQAKVIDHHALEATGGLHYAELGRDDPLRDTAMNASFLQASLFTSVLAFGVAAMAMGMGVIFILLGLGIRDVAVTVKPTTS, from the coding sequence ATGAGAAGACTTGCAGCAATTGGAGCCATCGTCCTGGGCGTCTTGCTCCTGGTCGGCGGCGCCGCCACCTACCTGGTGGTCAGTAACACGCTCGGCGAGCAGAACATCGTGACATCAGAGGACGCTTGTCTACCTGGAAACGATGTTAACGGTCCCTTCACGGCCTACTGCCAGGCCAAGGTGATCGATCACCACGCTCTGGAAGCGACCGGCGGCTTGCACTACGCCGAACTTGGACGGGACGACCCACTTCGTGATACGGCCATGAACGCATCGTTCTTGCAGGCATCATTGTTCACATCGGTATTGGCATTTGGTGTGGCGGCGATGGCAATGGGCATGGGCGTCATCTTCATCCTGCTCGGTCTCGGAATTCGAGACGTAGCGGTCACCGTCAAACCTACGACCTCCTAA